In Gouania willdenowi unplaced genomic scaffold, fGouWil2.1 scaffold_119_arrow_ctg1, whole genome shotgun sequence, one DNA window encodes the following:
- the LOC114458422 gene encoding voltage-dependent calcium channel beta subunit-associated regulatory protein-like, whose amino-acid sequence MSNDLPALSSLTESTTDVPVSAGQVENYVLLLVLLSVFAGGTLVLLSLLLLFCHRCCMGGRRYSRASDDLEKTNTTYAEDSQPTQEITIRLDDSDALSASSRQDVESERFISTGSIGRRVSFNESALYEQDRTTQDKGRRYTLTEGDFHHLKKARLTHLHLHLPPAPSDMKILTIMECDSTDSSTVNISQSSAPKPPLAIYKPPERRVNDWTGTSLSGGLPGDRHHSTILDQSPRKSTSVTKSQRRRSQTTEACGDRNDADRVGAGPQTSVLHFLSKLRRHASLEGIAPYFRRWKFDSNHRAASLDAKGSPKRKPFQRQRAASETTEHTEGDSSPQNDASESFPQTPLLQSLSAESLSHPETSSVFLSRLNLEAMVEMNGSIGKDDPCFPTGTQGEVTVNGTEEEHQRTSGGDFKADSEDENTESVSGLFGTEQEAALQEQFENLLRAAGDPKADERTKTELEDGEELVLGAEARCRTNSGSSCSFGIRQESLEAPPSLYRDIWSLRASLEQYVSSDQSSTDRESIRSDADSVSSLGGGGGGGRPGLDSCLSQDLDDDPEGNGEGEAPTTRGTVDSEMSGGAGGEGEGVNRKLLQMDSGYASIEAPPKAPEDMRLFGTPGAPRGKTASERRLFFTSSRKKGSVCESMEARLFQEELEDEMTEKTLQEPCPLLLKSLHPQKAPETPTQLPSPLTKSVPQPPSPHCPRLRRRDYSIDEKTDALFNEFLRHDPQFDQQDSPYRSRHRSRVHLRKQWQRHKQYSDPGSSTGGRYSPTSLERQRFSPLRRGDSAGYPLDTRYHSTLSRIASAADEEASEEASKERAESLDLHDEGSEGDPPCDETNAEQSTNIPTVNHTDPRVDNKNNNSSQNVASQADGALTDKLATSVEERLYGSLRGTEQLDHVLTAANAESPGLSPI is encoded by the exons ATGAGCAATGATCTGCCTGCTCTGAGCAGCCTGACAGAGAGCACCACT GATGTGCCAGTGTCAGCTGGTCAGGTGGAGAACTATGTGTTGCTTCTGGTGCTGCTCAGTGTGTTTGCTGGTGGAACTCTGGTGCTGCtctctctgctgctgctcttcTGTCACCGCTGCTGCATGGGTGGACGTCGCTACTCTAG agCCAGTGATGACCTTGAGAAAACAAACACCACCTACGCTGAGGATTCTCAGCCCACACAAG AGATCACAATCCGTCTGGATGATTCTGACGCTCTGTCGGCGTCAAGTCGTCAGGATGTTGAGTCTGAACGCTTCATCAGCACCGGATCCATTGGACGCAGAGTTTCCTTCAACGAGTCGGCTCTTTACGAGCAGGACAGGACGACGCAGGACAAAGGACGCAG GTACACACTGACTGAAGGAGACTTCCACCACCTGAAGAAGGCCCGGCTCacccacctccacctccacctgccCCCGGCCCCCAGCGACATGAAGATCCTCACCATCATGGAGTGCGACTCCACCGACAGCAGCACAGTCAACATCAGCCAGAGCTCCGCCCCCAAACCGCCCCTCGCCATCTACAAG CCCCCTGAGAGGAGAGTCAATGATTGGACGGGAACGAGTCTCAGTGGAGGTTTACCTGGAGACAGACATCACTCCACCATCTTGGACCAGAGTCCAAGGAAGTCCACATCAGTCACCAAATCACAGCGCAGACGCTCCCAAACG ACGGAGGCTTGTGGAGACCGGAACGATGCAGACAGGGTGGGGGCGGGGCCTCAGACATCGGTGCTTCATTTTCTCTCTAAACTGCGACGTCACGCCAGCCTGGAAGGCATCGCCCCTTACTTCAGACGGTGGAAGTTTGACAGCAACCATCGAGCGGCTAGCCTGGATGCTAAAG GATCTCCAAAGAGAAAACCTTTCCAGAGGCAGAGAGCGGCAAGCGAGACCACCGAGCACACCGAGGGTGACTCGTCTCCTCAGAACGACGCCTCAGAGTCTTTCCCGCAGACGCCTCTTTTGCAGTCACTCTCTGCAGAGTCCTTGTCCCATCCTGAGACCTCCTCAGTCTTCCTAAGCAG ATTGAACCTGGAGGCCATGGTGGAGATGAATGGCAGCATCGGAAAGGACGATCCGTGTTTTCCCACTGGGACCCAGGGGGAGGTCACTGTCAATGGAACAGAGGAGGAACACCAGAGAACCTCTGGAGGAGACTTCAAAGCAGACTCAGAGGATGAGAACACAGAATCCGTGTCCGGTTTGTTTGGGACGGAGCAAGAGGCGGCTCTTCAGGAACAGTTTGAGAACCTGCTGAGAGCAGCTGGAGACCCCAAAGCAGACGAGAGGACGAAGACTGAGCTGGAGGATGGAGAGGAGCTGGTGCTGGGGGCCGAAGCCAGATGTAGGACAAACTCGGGCTCGTCTTGCTCTTTTGGGATTCGTCAGGAGAGTTTGGAAGCTCCTCCCTCTTTGTACAGAGACATCTGGAGCCTGCGGGCATCCCTAGAGCAGTACGTCTCCTCCGACCAGAGCAGCACCGACAGGGAGTCCATCCGCAGCGATGCCGACAGTGTCTCTTCTCTgggcggaggaggaggaggaggacggcCTGGCCTGGACAGCTGTTTGTCCCAGGACCTGGACGACGATCCTGAAGGTAACGGCGAGGGAGAGGCACCCACCACCAGAGGGACGGTGGACAGCGAGATGAGCGGTGGagcaggaggagaaggagaaggagtgaACAGGAAGCTTCTGCAAATGGACAGCGGCTACGCCTCCATTGAAGCCCCGCCGAAAGCTCCTGAAGACATGAGGCTCTTCGGGACTCCCGGAGCTCCTCGGGGAAAGACAGCGTCCGAGCGCAGGCTGTTCTTCACTAGCTCCAGAAAGAAAGGCTCGGTGTGTGAGAGCATGGAGGCCAGGCTGTTCCAGGAGGAGCTGGAGGACGAGATGACGGAGAAGACTCTCCAGGAGCCATGCCCACTTCTTCTGAAGTCGCTCCATCCGCAGAAAGCTCCAGAAACCCCCACCCAGCTGCCGTCCCCTCTGACCAAGTCTGTCCCACAGCCGCCCAGTCCACACTGTCCCCGTCTTCGCCGTCGTGACTACAGCATCGACGAGAAGACGGACGCGCTTTTTAACGAGTTCCTTCGTCACGACCCACAGTTCGACCAGCAGGACTCGCCGTACCGATCCAGGCACCGATCCCGAGTCCACCTCCGGAAACAGTGGCAGAGACACAAGCAGTACAGTGACCCAGGCTCCAGCACCGGAGGGAGGTACTCCCCCACATCTTTGGAGAGGCAGAGGTTTTCCCCCCTGAGGCGAGGTGACAGTGCCGGCTATCCCCTGGAcaccagataccacagcacactgtCGCGCATTGCCAGTGCTGCCGATGAGGAGGCGAGCGAGGAGGCCTCCAAAGAGCGAGCCGAGAGCCTGGACCTGCACGACGAGGGCTCGGAAGGAGACCCGCCTTGTGACGAAACCAACGCAGAACAAAGCACAAACATCCCGACCGTGAACCACACGGATCCACGCGTggacaacaagaacaacaacagtAGTCAGAACGTTGCGTCCCAGGCCGATGGTGCTCTGACAGACAAGCTGGCAACGAGCGTGGAGGAGCGGCTGTATGGAAGCCTACGAGGTACCGAGCAGCTCGACCACGTGCTAACAGCTGCTAACGCAGAATCTCCTGGTCTCAGCCCTATATGA
- the LOC114458463 gene encoding midnolin-B-like isoform X1: MFFFFNAVRSLTLIGLSVRCGWAFSYDAVTGYGCFTLRVEPENQKRFNNTHFLLRAFQSEHINKSGSSVFRGFKENRGFFLPPRGFYQRVCMDKEEHHPSIRLSVTSTTGRPVELTVPRGETVDGLRNHICHKLRLQRDRIALLHKDRHLTAGTLLDQRVTDGSKLTLVPAIEAGLLCSTSRAERSTMDVLEDLTDVQINDFLCRRCPLSVSLRVGSSHMMHVQLQLSTPQPEGVTSGPLSSEHFSTWAPTSKDSTFPSIHHTPGAAPSSPSNPVHGPSSQSNPVHGPSSQSNSVHGPSSQSSQSIHGPSSLSNPVHGPSSQSNPVHGPSSQSNPVHDPSSQSNPVHGPSSQSNPVHGPSSQSNPVHGPSSQSNPVHGPSSQSNPVHGPSSQSNPVHGPSSQSNPVHGPSSQSSQFNPVHGPYSQSNSVHGPSSQSSQSIHGPSSQLHSAPPSGSTPLVLSPKPAAAPVCPSGSGPQSPAAASTFTETRDDDNMSQPGAVIESLVHHSPGVFSGTFSGSLTPRSQSSVSHPRRGVLIILQILNDLLRAAYSHQRASAPLHHPASRLPEDNHAHSTTTSSSVRQRSELLGQDLRLHTSAEENQTLHSKVERLQRLMRQRRLRRNVSQTSEPYQRRHPCL, translated from the exons atgttttttttttttaacgccgTAAGAAGCCTCACTCTGATTGGCTTGTCTGTGCGATGTGGGTGGGCCTTTAGCTATGACGCTGTGACAGGATACGGGTGTTTTACTCTCAGAGTAGAGCCTGAAAACCAGAAGAGATTCAACAACACACACTTTTTACTCCGTGCGTTTCAATCTGAGCACATAAACAAAAGCGGCTCCTCGGTTTTCAGGGGTTTTAAAGAGAATCGGGGTTTTTTTCTCCCCCCAAGAGGTTTTTATCAGCGTGTGTGCATGGATAAGGAGGAGCATCATCCCTCCATCCGTCTGTCCGTCACCTCCACCACCGGCCGCCCGGTGGAGCTCACCGTGCCCCGGGGGGAGACCGTGGACGGCCTGAGGAACCACATCTGCCACAAACTACGGCTGCAACGGGACAGGATAGCCCTGCTGCACAAAGAcag acaCCTGACTGCAGGGACTCTGCTGGACCAGAGGGTGACAGATGGTAGCAAACTCACCCTAGTCCCAGCCATAGAAGCAGGTTTACTG TGCTCCACTAGCAGGGCTGAGAGGAGCACCATGGACGTGCTGGAAGATTTGACTGATGTACAG ATCAATGACTTCCTGTGCAGACGTTGTCCTCTCAGCGTTTCTCTACGTGTTGGCTCCTCCCACATGATGCACGTCCAGCTTCAGCTCTCCACCCCTCAGCCTGAGGGGGTCACCAGTGGACCTCTGAGCAGCGAACACTTCTCCACCTGGGCCCCCACCTCCAAGGACTCAACATTTCCGTCCATCCACCACACACCAGGAGCAGCTCCCTCCTCCCCATCTAACCCAGTCCATGGCCCCTCCTCCCAGTCTAACCCAGTCCATGGCCCCTCCTCCCAGTCAAACTCAGTCCATGGTCCCTCTTCCCAGTCCTCCCAGTCTATCCATGGTCCCTCCTCCCTGTCTAACCCAGTCCATGGTCCCTCCTCCCAGTCTAACCCAGTCCATGGTCCCTCCTCCCAGTCTAACCCAGTCCATGACCCCTCCTCCCAGTCTAACCCAGTCCATGGCCCCTCCTCCCAGTCTAACCCAGTCCATGGCCCCTCCTCCCAGTCTAACCCAGTCCATGGCCCCTCCTCCCAGTCTAACCCAGTCCATGGCCCCTCCTCCCAGTCTAACCCAGTCCATGGCCCCTCCTCCCAGTCTAACCCAGTCCATGGCCCCTCCTCCCAGTCTAACCCAGTCCATGGTCCCTCCTCCCAGTCCTCCCAGTTTAACCCAGTCCATGGCCCCTACTCCCAGTCAAACTCAGTCCATGGTCCCTCTTCCCAGTCCTCCCAGTCTATCCATGGTCCCTCCTCCCAGCTTCATTCAGCTCCACCTTCAGGTTCAACCCCACTGGTTCTCAGTCCCAAACCAGCTGCTGCACCAGTTTGTCCATCTGGTTCTGGACCTCAGAGTCCAGCAGCAGCCTCCACCTTCACagag ACCCGTGATGATGACAATATGTCTCAACCTGGAGCTGTCATAGAAAGCTTAGTTCATCACTCTCCAGGAGTCTTCTCAGGGACTTTCTCAG GCAGTCTGACTCCTCGTAGTCAAAGTAGCGTCTCTCATCCTCGCCGTGGCGTTCTCATCATCCTTCAGATCCTCAATGACCTCCTCAGAGCAGCGTACAGCCACCAGAGAGCCTCAGCCCCCCTCCACCACCCAGCCTCACGTCTCCCTGAAGACAACCACGCCCACAGCACCACCACCTCCAGCAGTGTGAGACAGAGGTCAGAGCTGCTCG GCCAGGATCTGCGTTTGCACACGTCTGCAGAGGAAAATCAAACGTTGCACAGTAAAGTGGAGCGACTCCAGCGTCTGATGCGTCAGAGGCGGCTTCGCAGGAACGTGTCACAAACCTCTGAGCCGTATCAACGACGTCATCCATGTTTGTAG
- the LOC114458463 gene encoding midnolin-like isoform X2 has product MFFFFNAVRSLTLIGLSVRCGWAFSYDAVTGYGCFTLRVEPENQKRFNNTHFLLRAFQSEHINKSGSSVFRGFKENRGFFLPPRGFYQRVCMDKEEHHPSIRLSVTSTTGRPVELTVPRGETVDGLRNHICHKLRLQRDRIALLHKDRHLTAGTLLDQRVTDGSKLTLVPAIEAGLLCSTSRAERSTMDVLEDLTDVQINDFLCRRCPLSVSLRVGSSHMMHVQLQLSTPQPEGVTSGPLSSEHFSTWAPTSKDSTFPSIHHTPGAAPSSPSNPVHGPSSQSNPVHGPSSQSNSVHGPSSQSSQSIHGPSSLSNPVHGPSSQSNPVHGPSSQSNPVHDPSSQSNPVHGPSSQSNPVHGPSSQSNPVHGPSSQSNPVHGPSSQSNPVHGPSSQSNPVHGPSSQSNPVHGPSSQSSQFNPVHGPYSQSNSVHGPSSQSSQSIHGPSSQLHSAPPSGSTPLVLSPKPAAAPVCPSGSGPQSPAAASTFTETRDDDNMSQPGAVIESLVHHSPGVFSGTFSGSLTPRSQSSVSHPRRGVLIILQILNDLLRAAYSHQRASAPLHHPASRLPEDNHAHSTTTSSSVRQRPGSAFAHVCRGKSNVAQ; this is encoded by the exons atgttttttttttttaacgccgTAAGAAGCCTCACTCTGATTGGCTTGTCTGTGCGATGTGGGTGGGCCTTTAGCTATGACGCTGTGACAGGATACGGGTGTTTTACTCTCAGAGTAGAGCCTGAAAACCAGAAGAGATTCAACAACACACACTTTTTACTCCGTGCGTTTCAATCTGAGCACATAAACAAAAGCGGCTCCTCGGTTTTCAGGGGTTTTAAAGAGAATCGGGGTTTTTTTCTCCCCCCAAGAGGTTTTTATCAGCGTGTGTGCATGGATAAGGAGGAGCATCATCCCTCCATCCGTCTGTCCGTCACCTCCACCACCGGCCGCCCGGTGGAGCTCACCGTGCCCCGGGGGGAGACCGTGGACGGCCTGAGGAACCACATCTGCCACAAACTACGGCTGCAACGGGACAGGATAGCCCTGCTGCACAAAGAcag acaCCTGACTGCAGGGACTCTGCTGGACCAGAGGGTGACAGATGGTAGCAAACTCACCCTAGTCCCAGCCATAGAAGCAGGTTTACTG TGCTCCACTAGCAGGGCTGAGAGGAGCACCATGGACGTGCTGGAAGATTTGACTGATGTACAG ATCAATGACTTCCTGTGCAGACGTTGTCCTCTCAGCGTTTCTCTACGTGTTGGCTCCTCCCACATGATGCACGTCCAGCTTCAGCTCTCCACCCCTCAGCCTGAGGGGGTCACCAGTGGACCTCTGAGCAGCGAACACTTCTCCACCTGGGCCCCCACCTCCAAGGACTCAACATTTCCGTCCATCCACCACACACCAGGAGCAGCTCCCTCCTCCCCATCTAACCCAGTCCATGGCCCCTCCTCCCAGTCTAACCCAGTCCATGGCCCCTCCTCCCAGTCAAACTCAGTCCATGGTCCCTCTTCCCAGTCCTCCCAGTCTATCCATGGTCCCTCCTCCCTGTCTAACCCAGTCCATGGTCCCTCCTCCCAGTCTAACCCAGTCCATGGTCCCTCCTCCCAGTCTAACCCAGTCCATGACCCCTCCTCCCAGTCTAACCCAGTCCATGGCCCCTCCTCCCAGTCTAACCCAGTCCATGGCCCCTCCTCCCAGTCTAACCCAGTCCATGGCCCCTCCTCCCAGTCTAACCCAGTCCATGGCCCCTCCTCCCAGTCTAACCCAGTCCATGGCCCCTCCTCCCAGTCTAACCCAGTCCATGGCCCCTCCTCCCAGTCTAACCCAGTCCATGGTCCCTCCTCCCAGTCCTCCCAGTTTAACCCAGTCCATGGCCCCTACTCCCAGTCAAACTCAGTCCATGGTCCCTCTTCCCAGTCCTCCCAGTCTATCCATGGTCCCTCCTCCCAGCTTCATTCAGCTCCACCTTCAGGTTCAACCCCACTGGTTCTCAGTCCCAAACCAGCTGCTGCACCAGTTTGTCCATCTGGTTCTGGACCTCAGAGTCCAGCAGCAGCCTCCACCTTCACagag ACCCGTGATGATGACAATATGTCTCAACCTGGAGCTGTCATAGAAAGCTTAGTTCATCACTCTCCAGGAGTCTTCTCAGGGACTTTCTCAG GCAGTCTGACTCCTCGTAGTCAAAGTAGCGTCTCTCATCCTCGCCGTGGCGTTCTCATCATCCTTCAGATCCTCAATGACCTCCTCAGAGCAGCGTACAGCCACCAGAGAGCCTCAGCCCCCCTCCACCACCCAGCCTCACGTCTCCCTGAAGACAACCACGCCCACAGCACCACCACCTCCAGCAGTGTGAGACAGAG GCCAGGATCTGCGTTTGCACACGTCTGCAGAGGAAAATCAAACGTTGCACAGTAA
- the LOC114458455 gene encoding cold-inducible RNA-binding protein B-like isoform X2: MGDEGKLFIGGLSFETNEDSLASAFGKYGVLEKVDVIRDKETGKSRGFGFVKFDCKEDAKDAMEAMNGKTLDGRAIRVDEAGKSGRRGGYNSGSRGGSRFGSRGGGYNCERGYGGGDRSYGGDRSYNSEQRSFGGGGYRSGGYSSGGYSRDSRSQGYDRSYRDGYDNYNAAHE, encoded by the exons ATGGGTGACGAAGGAAAGCTGTTCATCGGAGGTCTGAGCTTCGAGACCAATGAGGATTCTTTGGCCTCCGCCTTCGGCAAATACGGAGTCCTCGAGAAGG TTGACGTGATCAGAGACAAAGAGACTGGGAAATCTCGTGGCTTTGGGTTTGTGAAATTTGACTGCAAGGAAGATGCTAAAGACGCCATGGAGGCTATGAATGGAAAG actCTCGATGGCCGTGCCATCCGTGTCGATGAAGCAGGAAAGAGCGGGCGCAGAGGGGGGTACAACTCTGGATCAAGAGGCGGCAGCAGATTTGGATCCCGTGGAG GTGGATACAATTGTGAGAGAGGCTATGGTGGTGGCGACAGAAGCTATGGTGGCGACAGAAGCTATAACAGCGAGCAGAGAAGCTTTGGTGGAGGCGGATACAGGAGCGGCGGATATTCCTCCGGCGGCTACAGCAGAGACAGCAG GAGTCAAGGATACGATCGCTCCTACCGCGATGGATATGACAATTATAATG CTGCACACGAGTAA
- the LOC114458455 gene encoding cold-inducible RNA-binding protein B-like isoform X1, translated as MGDEGKLFIGGLSFETNEDSLASAFGKYGVLEKVDVIRDKETGKSRGFGFVKFDCKEDAKDAMEAMNGKTLDGRAIRVDEAGKSGRRGGYNSGSRGGSRFGSRGGRGGYNCERGYGGGDRSYGGDRSYNSEQRSFGGGGYRSGGYSSGGYSRDSRSQGYDRSYRDGYDNYNAAHE; from the exons ATGGGTGACGAAGGAAAGCTGTTCATCGGAGGTCTGAGCTTCGAGACCAATGAGGATTCTTTGGCCTCCGCCTTCGGCAAATACGGAGTCCTCGAGAAGG TTGACGTGATCAGAGACAAAGAGACTGGGAAATCTCGTGGCTTTGGGTTTGTGAAATTTGACTGCAAGGAAGATGCTAAAGACGCCATGGAGGCTATGAATGGAAAG actCTCGATGGCCGTGCCATCCGTGTCGATGAAGCAGGAAAGAGCGGGCGCAGAGGGGGGTACAACTCTGGATCAAGAGGCGGCAGCAGATTTGGATCCCGTGGAGGTAGAG GTGGATACAATTGTGAGAGAGGCTATGGTGGTGGCGACAGAAGCTATGGTGGCGACAGAAGCTATAACAGCGAGCAGAGAAGCTTTGGTGGAGGCGGATACAGGAGCGGCGGATATTCCTCCGGCGGCTACAGCAGAGACAGCAG GAGTCAAGGATACGATCGCTCCTACCGCGATGGATATGACAATTATAATG CTGCACACGAGTAA